The genomic window TCAATGAGCAGGTGTTGCAAAGCATCTCGCGTCTGGTCGTCAGCGACGGCAACGTCCGAATCGAGGCAGTGCGATGTTTAACAGAGATGTGCTCCGCTGCAacaagcagcggcgcaaccGGCGATCAGCAGGTGCGTTGCATTCTGGAAACGTTTAAGACGGCGCTGGGGAACATCATGAACGCGTTCCCGACGACTCACTCCTCCGTCATGGAACGCGTCGTCGCCCTGTACGAGCAGGGAGCGCTGGTTGACAAAGAGTACGTGGTAAATTTGAGTCTGCTCCTGATTGCGTTTCTTAGACACTACTACTCAAGCATCTCCTACGATGACATGCTGCTCGTCACCTGTCATGAGATGCTTGTCGGTATGAGCAACATCAACGAAAAGGAACTCTTTAAGGCGTGTGTGGAGTACTGGTGGTGGCTTGGCGATCACCTACTGCGGGCCCCCGCGAGCGTAGTGAAGAGGAATCTCATGTCGAAGTTGCCGCGGGTTCTCTCCGACGTCCGCTTTGTGCTTATCCGCCGCATGGCGAAGCCGGAGGAGGTGATcattgtggaggaggagggcgagctCCGTCGCGAGCACGTCACTGACgttgaggagctgcagctctacAATCTGATGCGACAGGCGCTGGTATTCCTCACCCACCTGGATCCGAAAGACACGCGCAACATCATGACAGACCTGATGAAGCGGCAGGTGGACCGTAGCGAGTGGTCTTGGCACAACTGCAACACCCTATGCTGGGCTGTCGGCTCCATCTCTATGGCACTTTCCGAGCAGGACGAGAGCGACCTCTTTGTGAAGATCATAACCGATCTCCTCACGCTCTTCAAGACTATGAGCGGAAAGGACAACCGGGCAGTGATCGCAAGTGACGTGATGTTCATTGTTGGCCAGTACCCCCGCTATCTGCGCAATCACGCCACGTTCCTCTCCACAGTGACACGGAAGGTGTTCCAGTTTATGCGTGAAAAGTTCCCCGGGGTGCAAGACATGGCCGTGGATACCTTCGTCAAGCTTAGCAAACAGCTTGACACGAAGTACGCAGAGGTGAACGGTAGCACCAGCCTCGCGTCCGAGGTGGCGAAGACGTGGAGCTCCATTACAGAGATGCTCTCCTTGCAGCAGGTGCAGACGTGCTTCAACGCTGCCGGCTATATGAttgctgccgcctccacagagcagcagcgcgcgcttcttcttgagaCATTTCTGACCGACACAAACGCCCGTTTCAGGGCGTGCACGGCgtcagccacagcagcgggggCCACCTTTTGCCATAACGAGGAGGCAatggtggagctgctgcactacCTGCGCGTGTTCAGCAATGTGGCGGACTCGTGTGGCGACGTTTTTGTGTACGAGATGATGCTGATTACTCGAGACCTCTATGGCTTCTACCGCATGTTCTCCGAGACGCAGGCGCGGGTGAtcgccgacggtggcgaggcggcggtgtaTCGTCCTGACATGAAGTACGTCCGCCTCGCGAAGCGTGAGATTCTGCTCATTTTCGAGCGTTTTGTGAGCCACGCGACGCAGTTGAAGTTTATTGCAGAGTCCTGCCTACCGGACTTGTTTTCTGTCGTGCTGGTCGACTACGAAAACGCAATTGCGGCGGCAAAGGAGCCGGGAGCGCTGGCTCTGGCGACCGCCTGCGTGCGGACTCTAGGACGGTGTATCGAGAACAACTGCGAGGCCATTTTGGACCACACATTCAATACCACCGTCGCCATTATTTCCCAGGACATGGAAAGTCACCCAGATTTTCGTGTCAACCTTTTCAAGCTCCTGCAGGCGCTCAACGCGCACTGCTTCGAGGCGTTCATCTGCTACACCGCCACCCATGAGGATGTGGTGCTTGGCATGTTGTGGGCTATTAAGCACACGGACTACCCGACCATGTCAACCGGACTCGAAACGCTGGACTTATTTCTTGAGAACGTGGCGAAGTCCGAGTACGCCGAGCTGTTTTACACAGCTTACCTGCAGCGCATTCTTGTGGATGTGATGGTTGCGTCAATGGACTCCTTGCATGCCTCTGGCTTCCAGCACCACGTCCGTATTCTTCAGAAGCTATTTACCGTGTCCTCCATGGTGCCGGTGGACGCACCCACTATCGGCAAAGACGTCATTCGCGCCTACCTGCTGGACAGCCTTACCGTCATACCGACGCTGACGAGCACCTCCATTCTTAGCTTTGTGGACATGTGCTACGAGTTCTTCATGGACGACGAGCGCTTTCGCACCCAGTTTGCCGACTTTCTGATCGAGGTGAAGGTCTGGGGTGCAGAGCAGGAGAACAGAATGCAGGAAGAGGATGAGCGGCGACTGCGCGAGGAGACGATTCCGGGCTTCTCAAACCTGTCCATGGAGGATCCGCCGGTGAACTTGTTCAACAGCATCTGATACAGGCGGATGCGCAGATGGGCAGGACGGGGGACCAGCCATGTTTGGTCGACCTCAATGacatcgccgctgccacccctcctctctctctcttctctcttacGAGTCCCTCTTGCCGATCCTGCTGTATTGGTGTGCGTGCAATTTTTTTCCCCCTGTAATGGTTGATGGATGGCACGATAGAGAGCTACGGCAGAGTCGCAGCGTGGTGTAGTGGCccgagtgtgtgtgtggggatgCAGCACAGAACGTATGCTGTCCTTTACACGCAGCTCTTTCATAATGCAGTTAAGACACGAGGATCACCCCCCAACCCCCcctccgcacacacacaccgaaaaaaaaagaaggaacgCGACATGAAAGATAAAGCACACAAGCGGTACTGCCCGCATCACACTCGCCTTTATCCACGGTAGGTGCAGTAGTGCGACATGGTCTTCACTGGTGGTGTGAAGCTGGCTTGAGTTtatgcagcggcggtgctcagctctttcgctctctctctctccctctgtctgaATGAATACATGTCGTTTTAAAGGGTAACAGCAACACGCACGGGAACGCACGAAACAGGGATGGTTATGCAGTATCATTCTCTCGATCCGTCTATCGTGCATGTGTTCCTTCTTGCTCCAAATGTACCCACCCTCTTCTCACGGATCACCCTTCTCCCCAAACTCATGCTCACcacttctttctctctgcgtgggCTTTCCTCTTTGAGAAGCACACGCGTTTGCTTCTGTGTcggtgcgtttttttttttttggcaaGGCCACGTTCACGGGCTCATACATGAAACATGactgctgctcctgttgCGCACTGCTCCTTTCGTCCTCTACTGTACCTTCTCCCTCGAGCATCTTGAAGGGGGGGACGTTCTTCACAGTCCCTCGTCTCACCTCTCTGTGTGACACCCAGGCGACCTCATTTTCACAGGCCTTTTCCCTTTTATTATACACTGCTCTGGGCACATTGATGGGGGGTAGCGAACGGGCAGGCGTTCATGCGTACGCTTTCCCCCACCTCGCCTGCACTTTTCCTCATTGGCCTGGGTCACCATCGCCGCGCTTCCGATACGTTTGTACAGAACGGTGCCCCCAAAGAGATTATTACGCTCGTCGAGGCGCTTCCTGGTTCGACTAGACTTCCCCTCCTCGAATAGCTCGATCCCCTTAAGCTCTTCTACTCTCTTTATTCTTTTGGGGTCTTTTACAGGTGTTGCTTAGCTTAATGGATCGCTCCCTTGCCACAGCACCGGAGCGCTTAGAATCGGCGACTCTCCGACTTGACACGCTGAACGCTGTCCCTGCcttcagcggcggcacaatTCCTTGTTCGTCACCCGCGATTCAGCCGACGATATCTGTGGATAAGCAGAGCGATGATGCCGGGGGTACGGACTGGGTGCCGACGTCGCTGAGTGCGATTGGTCGACAGGCGCCGGTGGCTATCCACACGGTTAGCTCACAGCTGGCGTCTGCCACCAGCACCTGTGTCTTCTACCCGTTTGATATGCTAAAGACTCGGTTTATGGCGCAAGACGGCACCGCTTTGCGCCAGCACAACGGCCGCGTCTATTCATCCATGAACAGCTCACTGGCGCTCATCTACCGAGAGGAAGGGCTGCGCACGTTGTTCCGCGGGTGCCCGGTCGCCGTTGCCGGCTCAGTTGTCGCGTGGGGCGTGTATATGTACCTGTACCGCCAGCTGTGCAACCTGACCGAGTACACGTCGTACGTTGGACGCTTGGGGGTCTCGGTTCTGTCCAGCTCCATTTCCTCCTGCGTCACCTGCCCTATTTTCCTCGTCAAGTCACGCatgcagctggaggaggcgaatTCCAGCTCGCATTACCCCTCCTTTTGGAGAGGTATGCGATACACGGTGCAGACGACTGGTGTGCGCTCCCTCTGGCGCGGgttgtcgctgcagctcttcttGATCTTTCCCAACGCACTGGGCATCCCCACCTACGACACACTGAAGCGCTTTGTTCTGCGGCAACGCTGGCGTCAGGCTGAGGTCGCAGAGCTGAACCTCTTTGAGATTGGGGTCTGCTCTGCTCTGACGAAGGTGTGGATTCTCATCCTGTCGCACCCGCTCGTTATGATGAAGGTGCGCATGCAAGACGAGCGGGCCACGCTCGGCACCTATCAGTATCGATCCATCGCGCAGAGTACCTCAAACGTGCTCAAGACGCAAGGGCTGCGTGGCATGTACCGCGGCTTTTGCCCAGCCCTCGTGCACTCCCTACcccgctccctcctccactacTACATCTACGAGAAGacactgtcgctgctgtgccgccgctaTCCTTCACCGTAGCGCTATTATCTgcggagagggtggaggtgaggaggTCAAGAtcacagagggagaggaaccCATGTAAATGCGGGTTGGCGAATCAAACTACGGAGATGGGcatctcccctcttctccttttcatcTGCTCGATCTTTTCGACTTACAGTATCGCTTGGCAAAGTGAGGAAACCAAGGGCCGTCTGCACACATAGACTACCTGCGGCGACATCCCGCCATAGTGAGCGCCTGGGTCTGTCGTGAGGTCTCGTTGAGGTTTGTCTCATCCATCGTAGCCGACACAGACGTAGAACTGGATGAGGAGCGgaccccctttccccttccccactcAATGGTCAGCccttccatctctctctcgcaaCACGCTCCATAGGGCCCTCACCTCATCCCATTCCCTTCATCCACCACAGTGCTCACACCAAGTCCAGCATCAGATGGGCCTGTGCGTCTTGAGGGGAACTGCGCACACACGGCtcggtctgtgtgtgtatgggaGGGGGTaaaaggggggtggagagaggaatCATCACAGCTTACATAATGAAAAGGCCATACCGATGAAGAAACACGTAGCGGGTCACGTTTGCCGCTAGGAGGTGGCTTAATTCGTGGACAGCGCATGCGTAACCCAAGTGTAATCGCTGCCGTCAAGGCCTGAGCTAGCTTCACTGTTCCCTCCATAACGCTGCGTGGCACCCACACGTTGCAGCAGTCACCCTGCAGCCATGGTAGTGCGACAAGAAGGTGATGGCCACACCTCAACTGTATATGGAGCGAGGCTGCCCGCTGTTGATGAGGTTTTTTTGTATGTGGtagtcccccccctctctctctctctgtacatCCTTCATGTTCCCCTTGCCCTTCTATTGGTCTTCACTTTTCTGCACCCCGGTACGTTACCTTCGCAGAGGTACAATACTGAGCCGTGCAAGTGCCAGAATCTCCACGCATGTCAtcagctccctctcctctctctgcatgaCCGCTCGCcatgcgagagaagaagtCAGCACCGCCCGACGCGACTTCCCTCCAGCACACGGTCGCGTCGCAGCTGGGTGGCGCCACGAGCACAATTCTGCTCTATCCAGTCGATGTAATACGGACGCGTTTCATTTCGCAAGACGGCACACGTACGCGTGAGCACAACGGCGAAACGTATCGCAGCATCAGAAGGGCGTTCCAGCTCGTCTACCGAGAGGAGGGCGGCCTGCCTGCCTTTTTCCGAGGCTGCCATGTTTCCGTGTGTGGTACAGTGTGCGCATGGGGTGTTTACATGTACCTTTATCGCCTCCAGTGTAGCTGGTACGCAGCGTGGCAGGCGAGGCGTCATGAAAcccaccgcagcaggagcgATTTGGTGGCGTTGTCAGGCGAAGACCCCTTCGCCGCCCAGTCCGCGGCGACATGGCAAAACCTTCTTCAGCGCTTCGGGTTTTCAATTATCGCCAGCTGTACCTCAGCACTGGCGTGCAATCCCATATGGCTGCTCAAAACACGCatgcagctggaggaggcttCCGCACGGACAGCGGGCGTGCCGCGCCACTTCCTGACGTTCCGCGGCGGGCTGCTACACACAGTGCAGACTACTGGAGTGCGTTCCCTGTGGCGCGGTGTGTCGGCGCAAATAATGCTTGGCGTTCCAAACGCCTTCAATCTTCCCTTGTACGACACAGTCAAAGCAGCGATCATGAGAATCAGAGTAAAGAACGAGTTGTCCGTTCTTGACGTGGGTGTCTCCTCTACCGTGACAAAGGTCCTCCTGGCACTCCTTTGCCAACCGCTGGTCGTGGTCAAGACACGCTTGCAGGATcaccgcgcgcgcgcaggggATGTTCACTACCAGTCTTTTCTGCAGTCGACCAAGACCATctggcagcgcggcggaCTGGTGGCCTTCTACCGCGGCACCGTGTCGTCAATGTGCCAGACAGTCCCTCGCTCTGTTCTTCTGTTTGTCTTCTACGAGCAGTTTCTAAAGGTGGCAAAGTACATCTCATGACAACCCTCTACGGTTTTTCATGCCTCTGCCCATCTTACGGAGTGGAAATCAAACGCGCGCTGtccctttcgctctctgGACGTTTCTTCAACActttgccaccaccaccacccctccctcccagcgtggtttctctctctgtatgtctGCTCCTTTTCGGAGCGCTTCACGCTTGTGGTGGCGTAGTTCCTAGGTACGGCGGCGAAATGAGGGgtagctgcagcagtggaggtttccgtttctctccctctctctctctcttcactgcaTCCCTCTTGTGCACTAGTGCTTCTTTCGATCATTCACTGCTGGAGCACAGCGCTTTCGAAGAGTCAAGTGAAGGGCACCAACCATAGCGATGCGTGATGTCACGGTGCGCATGAATGAAGCGAAACAAAAGTGCAAACAAAACTGGCATATACGAGTCGCGCATGCTCGTGCGTTAAGGTGTGTTTTGGTACTgtgaagaagcagcgaaTCTCGGCCGAGCCGAATCGCAGAGAATTGCACTGCGACAGAGCAGcctatgtttttttttttttgcgacCCTTGCGCAGCCCACTTGCACTGTGTGGGACCCCTTGCGCTCAGTGGCAAACAAGTGCGGCTCCATTTTCTCGCCTTAGCTTTTTGTGCCACCAATGACATCTTCATCGCTCTCTTTGAATAGTaatgcctcctcctctttctggtTCTACGTCTGCCACGTGTGGGGATAATAACGCGCGGTGTTTGCGttcatttgtgtgtgtgtgtgtgtgtttgtgtgcgcgcttggGGGCTTCTCCCGTGCTGCTTTCGCTTCTTTATTGTACAGAACGAACGTGGCAGCAGCCTGCTccaacccctcctcctccccaccaaTTGGACTGAAACATCTACACTGCCGCTTTCCCTCACCTTTGTTTCCTTGTGACGCTCTCCGTCGGCTGTGAAAGGGGCGGTTGCGTAGACGTATGCGTCCACAATTCACACCTACCGCTCCTTTGTAGCTGAAACACGCCGCATCCCCTACATCGCAGCACCAGTTCATCGCCCTAGTGTTGATTAGAGACACCGTtccctttgtttgtttctaccctcccccaccccctgttTATTTCCTCATTTCCTACAACCACCACTCTCACCCTCGCATTCAGGTGCACGCCTCCTACTTGTTGATTcacctttcctccctccctcgccttcccCACACGCTGGAGTGTACTTGGGGCATTGCCGGGTGGAAATCAGGGATCATCCGAACACGCAGAGCACTCTCCCcgtgtgtgtttctcctcgttctctgccTTAACGGTGCGTTGCCCTGCCGTCTGTCGTTCACTGTCACAGAAAGGCTTTGCTTGCACCATTCGCTCCGTCTTCGCTTGGGCATCTCGTTcttcacgcagcagcaccaccacctcagAGGGTACTGACTCACAGGttcgcacagagagagagtgcgagagagagaaagagagaggcgtacGTCTGTACACGAGGACGGACTAAAAATGTCGGAGGATAAGAGGCCACGTTTTCTGCAGCAGACgacgtcgcagctgctgcaccagcaggaggcgctgcgcaagcgccgAGAGATGTTAGAGCGCGAGAGTACCAAACCCCCGGCGATGCGGTTCGGCACAAACACGCCTCCACGCAATGCGGCGCGCCACGGGCGGTCGCCtctgttgtcgtcgtcggcaAGTGAGCGGCAGACTTCGCActccacgccgccgccaagcaGTGGTGCTCGCCGCGAGTTGAACTGGAGCCGCCCAGAGGACGAGAAGACAGCAGAGCGAGCACCAATGCGATTTTCCATGCTGTTTCGCCCTTCGCCGACtccggcggtgctggcacGCCCGCGCTCCGCCACTGGCCTCCACACACCGTCTTCGCCTAGCCTACGAGAGGTGAACACGTCCGATCAAGTGGATGCAAGGGTGACCAAGTTTTACAAGGAGTCTTCCTCACCGCGTACAGTGTCGCCCCACTCACCAGTACAGCAGCGGAGTCGTGTGGAGTGCGACCGTTCTCCCAGCGAGAACACCACACCCAGGGCGGATGTCCCTGTGCATTTACTGCGGTGCAGTTTTCCGAGGCCTGTGCAGGTCATTGCCGATGAAGCAGCCCAAGTCGAGGTTGCTTGTACGGCAAGGGGCGGCGCGACACCGGCACGTGCAACAGTCAAGCTTCACGCCAGTACGCCACCACCCGACTCTCGGGTGGCTTgcgcggaggagcaggacaAGGTGACCGGTACTGCGGCCTTCTCAAACACGTTCCCGGTGCCACGCTTCACTCCTATTTCGCCTGTCGTTGCTGCGACGGCAAAGCGGGCTCAGCAGACGcacgaggaagagcagcgcacacCCATCCGTCTCGCCGCTGGGGAGTTCCGCACACCGCGTCCTTTGGCGCGCCTCTCTACTGCCGTCACACCCACCGTTGACTACCCTGCACCCGTGCAGGGAGAGGATGATGGTGAGCAAGGAACTTCATCGTTGGATACGAGGGCGGGCACTGCGTCCGCAGTGTTCCCACCCCTGGCCCTACTGCCACAGGTACTTGGCGCCGCTGAGGCCTCCGTCGACATGCAGGAGTTTGCACAACCAAGCCGGTCTACCGATGAAGcgcccacgcacaccgagCACGGCACTGTACCAACAGAAATGGTGTACCCGATTGGCAGCGCTGAAATAGGGGCACCGCAGGAGgcaacctctctctctttcaccgtTGCTAGCGCACTGCCGCATCGACAGACCccgtcaccgccgcgtcgTAACGACGCGAGCCCAGTACCCACGACGCAAGACCTCATTCACAGCATGCAGGTCTcggcagagaagcagcccCACTCCCGCGATCGTCCTACGCCATCACCTGTGAAGTGGAACTCCTGCCGTGCCACTGCCACGCCGTCGCGCACgacctcgccgctgccgacaccAGTGCCGCCCTCGAATAGACTCATGACAGAGTTTGGTTCCCTCACGAAGAAGTGCTGCGATCGCCCGACGCCTgtgtcgctctcctcgcagcctgctggcggcgacgcacgcaacgccaccgctggcacctcctctgcttccccGTGGCCTACCACAGAGAACATCATTAGCAGTATCATGGCAGGTACTAGTGAagggcagcgccgcggcagagAGGTGAGCGCCGCAGCTACTCCCCACA from Leishmania panamensis strain MHOM/PA/94/PSC-1 chromosome 32 sequence includes these protein-coding regions:
- a CDS encoding exportin 1, putative (TriTrypDB/GeneDB-style sysID: LpmP.32.1170) gives rise to the protein MESILDFSKPLDVRQFEQVVTAMSSGSPAQIMEAQEILTRFKANSEAFLRVDKLLTESHSTSTRFFALQVLEDTILHRWNTLSTDNQVAIRNFVVSLIVRECTSFAHIRQNRTLLTKMNMTLVSIAKREWPVRWPNFVQEISTSASLSEPMVENNLNLLRLVGEEVFEFGEKTLTSRWVERKKQALAQDFRFIMELCVTVIVNAEDTALLRTALATLEVYVPWMTPEVIFNEQVLQSISRLVVSDGNVRIEAVRCLTEMCSAATSSGATGDQQVRCILETFKTALGNIMNAFPTTHSSVMERVVALYEQGALVDKEYVVNLSLLLIAFLRHYYSSISYDDMLLVTCHEMLVGMSNINEKELFKACVEYWWWLGDHLLRAPASVVKRNLMSKLPRVLSDVRFVLIRRMAKPEEVIIVEEEGELRREHVTDVEELQLYNLMRQALVFLTHLDPKDTRNIMTDLMKRQVDRSEWSWHNCNTLCWAVGSISMALSEQDESDLFVKIITDLLTLFKTMSGKDNRAVIASDVMFIVGQYPRYLRNHATFLSTVTRKVFQFMREKFPGVQDMAVDTFVKLSKQLDTKYAEVNGSTSLASEVAKTWSSITEMLSLQQVQTCFNAAGYMIAAASTEQQRALLLETFLTDTNARFRACTASATAAGATFCHNEEAMVELLHYLRVFSNVADSCGDVFVYEMMLITRDLYGFYRMFSETQARVIADGGEAAVYRPDMKYVRLAKREILLIFERFVSHATQLKFIAESCLPDLFSVVLVDYENAIAAAKEPGALALATACVRTLGRCIENNCEAILDHTFNTTVAIISQDMESHPDFRVNLFKLLQALNAHCFEAFICYTATHEDVVLGMLWAIKHTDYPTMSTGLETLDLFLENVAKSEYAELFYTAYLQRILVDVMVASMDSLHASGFQHHVRILQKLFTVSSMVPVDAPTIGKDVIRAYLLDSLTVIPTLTSTSILSFVDMCYEFFMDDERFRTQFADFLIEVKVWGAEQENRMQEEDERRLREETIPGFSNLSMEDPPVNLFNSI
- a CDS encoding mitochondrial carrier protein, putative (TriTrypDB/GeneDB-style sysID: LpmP.32.1180): MDRSLATAPERLESATLRLDTLNAVPAFSGGTIPCSSPAIQPTISVDKQSDDAGGTDWVPTSLSAIGRQAPVAIHTVSSQLASATSTCVFYPFDMLKTRFMAQDGTALRQHNGRVYSSMNSSLALIYREEGLRTLFRGCPVAVAGSVVAWGVYMYLYRQLCNLTEYTSYVGRLGVSVLSSSISSCVTCPIFLVKSRMQLEEANSSSHYPSFWRGMRYTVQTTGVRSLWRGLSLQLFLIFPNALGIPTYDTLKRFVLRQRWRQAEVAELNLFEIGVCSALTKVWILILSHPLVMMKVRMQDERATLGTYQYRSIAQSTSNVLKTQGLRGMYRGFCPALVHSLPRSLLHYYIYEKTLSLLCRRYPSP
- a CDS encoding mitochondrial carrier protein-like protein (TriTrypDB/GeneDB-style sysID: LpmP.32.1190), which codes for MREKKSAPPDATSLQHTVASQLGGATSTILLYPVDVIRTRFISQDGTRTREHNGETYRSIRRAFQLVYREEGGLPAFFRGCHVSVCGTVCAWGVYMYLYRLQCSWYAAWQARRHETHRSRSDLVALSGEDPFAAQSAATWQNLLQRFGFSIIASCTSALACNPIWLLKTRMQLEEASARTAGVPRHFLTFRGGLLHTVQTTGVRSLWRGVSAQIMLGVPNAFNLPLYDTVKAAIMRIRVKNELSVLDVGVSSTVTKVLLALLCQPLVVVKTRLQDHRARAGDVHYQSFLQSTKTIWQRGGLVAFYRGTVSSMCQTVPRSVLLFVFYEQFLKVAKYIS